From Microbacterium sp. LWH7-1.2:
GGTCGTCGTCTGCGCCGCACAGCGCGGGAAGCTGCGCGAGCGCCCACTCGCGGCCGGGACCCCAGGCCGCGCCGCGGATCACGCCGGGGTGCGTCTCGCGGATCGCGAGCGTCGCGATGCCCGCGGGCGTGCGGCTGACACGCCAGATGACCGAGCCCGAGACCGTCATCGTCGGGTCGCCGGCTCCGTGTCGCTGGTACAGCACCGTGCGGCGGAGGTCGAGCGGGTGCCTCGGCCGGTACTCCGTCTCAAGCGGCCGGCCGTGATCGGGCCGGGGATCGCGGGTCGCCGCCCGCGGACCGAAGCGCTCGGCGTCCCTCGTCCGAGGGATGCGTGAGAGCGAGGTGGTCATGCCGCCCACCCTACGCCCCGCCCTCCGACATCCGTTCCGTCTTCGCGAGCCATCGAGAATGGCGCCCGCCGCGCTGGGGAGCGGCCGGATGCGTCGGGTCGTCCGCCCGGGCGGCGCGGATCAGAAGCGGTCGGGCGACGGGGTGCCGTGGCCGTAGCGGATGACGACGTCGGCGTGACGGTCGAAGCGGTACCCGACGCCGCGCACGGTGCGGACGATGTCCTCGTAGCGGCCGAGCTTGGCACGCAGGCGACGGACGTGCACGTCGATGGTCCGCTCGCCCGGGGCGTCGTCGTCGGTCGCGCCCTGCCAGAGCGAGGTCACCAGCTCGGTGCGCTCGATCGTGCGACCCTCGCGGAGTACGAGATACTGCAGCAGCTCGAACTCCTTGAAGGTGAAGGCGGCAGACTCGCCGTCGATGAGAACGCGCTTGCGCGAGATGTCGACGACCACGCCGCCCGAAGCCGGCTCTTCGTCCTCGGGCTCCTCCTGCTTGGTGCGGGCGACGGCCGACGGCTCGTGCAGCGCGAGGCGCACGACGTCGACGTCGCGGCCGCCCGAGCCGACCGGCGCGAGGGCGACCGTGGCGTAGGTCTCGGCGGACGGCGCCAGCTCGGCGAGTGTGCGGCGGAGTGCGTCGACCAGCACACCCAGGTTGACGCCGGAAGCGGAGGCCTTGGCCTCGTCGATGCCGACGTAGAGGGCGAAGCCGCGCGGCGCGGTGCCGGCGGGAAGGGCGCGGCCGCCGGGCTGCGCGGGCTCGGGAGCCGGGGCGACGGGCGCCTCGACCGCGGCCGGGTGGTTCACGGCGCGGAGGTGGCGGACGGGGGCGACGGTGGCGGGACGGTCGAGGAGGGCGGTGGTCGACATGATGATGGTCCTTGCGGGAGGAACCCGGGTGGTGGAGCCGGGTTGAATTGTGTGCTGCGGCCCTGGTCGTCGGCGGCGAGAAAGGCCGTAGGCCGATTGAGGCCTGTGCCCGACGTTGGGCGGTGTGCGAAGCGGGTCCGGGTGCGCGTGATCGACGCACGAAACCGGTGCTTCGGGGGACTCCTGCGGTCAGAAGCGGAGGAGGAGTCCGACGGGGGTCACCGTGCTAGTGGCACATTCGACAACACATGACAATGCGGCCGGCCATCATCATGCCGGCAGTCCTGTTCGCCTCCCGGGCGGACAGATACAGCGCGTTGTCAGTCATGAGCCCGATTATTACCGACTTTGTCCAAAAACGTCAAATCGCACGGGTTCTGGGCCCAGATCGTTTCGGAATGTGACAGATTGCTCAGTTCCACGGCGGGTGACACCGAGTGTCAGGTGAGCGATCGCTGCGACATACGCGCGGACGCGTCCCGGTCCGATGCGGCGGGCGTAGCCTGTCGGCGTGACCGAGCTCCGCTTCACGAAAGAGACCGACGCCTCGCGGTACACCCTGCACCGCGGCGAGGACCTGGTGAGCGTGCTCGACTATCGCGACGACGGCAGGACCGTGGCCATGACGCGCGCCTACACGATCCCCTCCTTCCGCGGGCACGGGTACGCCGGTGAACTCGTCGAGCGCGCCGTGGACGAGCTCGAGGCGCGCGGCGACCGCAAGGTCATCCCGGTGTGCTGGTACGTCGCGGACTGGTTCGATGCGAACCCCTCGCGTCGCGGCATCCTGAATCCGCGTCCGTAGAGGATCCCGCGCCGACACCGTCGGCTTCCCTTGTCAACCCCGTGTCGCCGTCCGCCGCATCGACGGAGGCTGGGGGAGGACGAGAGGAGCACGCCATGGATCGCGAACGAGCGAGAAGCCAGGACCTGCCCGACGGCGTCGTGAACGCCGACGCCCCCGGCGGCTGGGAGCAGGTGGACGACACCGAGTCACGAGAGCGCACCGCCGCGGTGACCGAGGCCGACCTGCTGACGGATGCCGCTTTGCAGCCCGACGACCCCGTCGAAGGTGAGGCGGCCCGGCAGGGCGCCGATCCTGACCTAGCGGCGGACACCGGAAGAGGGGAAGAACCGTGATGAGCACGACCGGCAACGAGTACGAGCAGCCCGGGGTGAACTACCCCGATCGTGAGGATGCGGCCGGTGCGGAGTCGACACCCGCGCCGGGCGAACCCGTGCGCGAAGACTCTCCCGATCCCGCCCCCACGATGGGGGAGCCGGCCCCGGACGCCCAGGAAGCGCCTGCGTGGACCGAGGGAACATCCGCTCAGGAGGGTGACGCCGAGCCCCCCGCGCCGGCGGCGCCCGCACCGACGCACCAAGCCGTCGGAATCGGCGTCGTGGAGGAGGGCGTCGATCATCACGGTCAGGACGGGAGCCGGGAGACGCAGACCGTGAGCGAGGCGCAGCGCACACCGGGCGCCCTCGGGCCGGAGCAGGAGCAGCGGCTGCCTGCCATGGCGCAGAACAACGCGTCTGAGGTCGACAAGGTCGCCGGCATCGTCGCGCAGACCCGGCAGGACGTCGGCACCGAGCCTCTGGAGGAGATCGCGCACGTGCTCCGCCAGCGCCTCAGGCAGTCCGGCGTCGAGCTGCCGGAGAACGACATCGAGGAGCTCGCGCGACAGGTATCGACCGGTGACGCCGATGACCCCGCGCACCCGCGGCGCACTCCGGGGGGCTGACGCCGCGATTCCGTCAGCGAGGTGCACGCGCCCGGCCCTAGGCTGGGCGCGTGCACATGGAGGAGGTGTTCACCGCCGTCGCCGTCGGGTTCGAGGCGATCGGCGCCGCCGCCATGATGGCGGGCTTCGTGATCGCGCTCGTGCTCGGGGCCCGATCGCTCGCCCGTCATGAGGGTGGGCAGCAGGCGTTCACGACGCTGCGCACCACCCTCGGCGGGGCGATCCTCCTGGGACTCGAGGTGCTCGTCGCGGCCGACCTGATCCGCACGATCACCTCGAAGCCGTCGCTGGAGGACGCTGCGATCCTCGGGCTCATCGTCCTCATCCGGACCATCCTGTCGATCTCGATCCAGATCGAGATCGAGGGCACCCTGCCGTGGCGTCGGGCCCTCCTGCGCAGCGGCGGTCAGATGATCGGCGACGCCGTGGCCAAGGATCGCGCGGCCCAGCAGGCCACCGGCGCGGGGCGCGGACCCGCTCCCGCGGACCCGCGCACGCCCTGACCGTCGTCGGCTACGCGACGGCGCAGACCGCGGGGTCGTGCTCCGAGACGTGCAACCCGATCGGCCGAGCCCACGAGGAGCGTTGCGGGCGGGCGATCACGCGGGCCGGGCGGTGCGAGGCGACGGCGTTCTTCCGCTCGCGGATGGAGGCGAGGAGCGCGTGCTCGCGGTCCCGCGACCAGGTGTCGTGGCGGTACTGCTGTTCGGCGGCGTATACAGCGAACATGGGTTTCCTCCGTTGGTTCCGACATGCTGAAACCTACGCGGGGGTTCCGACATTGCCGGCCGTGGCGGGTATGGCAGGATTCCGCCCGGACGAGGCAGTCGAGAGCGGCTCTCACAGCGATCCGGCGAACTCGCGGATGAGCCGCGCGGCGGGTGCGGCATCCCGGATCATCGTCTCGTGGCCATGCCCCGCCACCTCAGCGAGCCGGCCGTCGGGCAGGGCGTCCGTGAGCCGACGGCACCAGTCCGGTGGGGCGACGAGATCGTCCTGGCCGCGGAGCACCAGCGCGGGCAGCTCCACGTGCGGCAGCACATCCTCGGGGCGGTGCCTGAGCATCGAGCGGAACTTCGCACGCAGGCGCGGCCCCGCACGCACGTACTCGCGAGCACCGCGCGCGATGACCACCGGGCTCTCGACGGCGATGTCGCGCAGGAGCCGCCACAGCTGCCGCGGCGCCGTCCGGGCGGACGGGTCGACGGTGGGCCCGATGAGCACGATGCGGTCGACGACGGCCGGATGGCGCGCCGCGACCTCGAGCGCGATCTGCGCGCCCATCGAGTGACCGATGACGACGGCGGGCGCGCGCACGCGAGCCCGGAGGTAGGCGGCCACGAGGTCCGCGGTGCGCTCGACCGTCAGCACGCGCCGCGGTTCGGGCGCCTCCCCGTAGCCCGGCAGGTCGAAGGCGATGACCTCACCGTCGCCCAGATGCCGCTCGAGGTCGGCGAACACCGTGCGGCCCATGCCGATGCCGTGGATCAGCACGTACATCCGCTCGCCGCTTCCGCGGCGCTCCGCGACGAGCGTCGCGCCGGCGTGCGCGAATCTCTCGACGTCCGCCATGGATCAGGCGGCGCCCGGCTGATCGCGCAGCCCCACCCGGTCGGGGATGTCGAACTGCACCCGCGTCAGCCAGGCCGAAGGCTCGGGCCACGGACGGGACGCGGGGAGCGTGCGCAGCCGTGCGCGCAAGGCGGTGCCGGAAGCTTCGACCGGAAGCACACGCGAGGGCGCATGGTGAGCGAGAGCGCCGAGCCACCAGTGGCGCCAGGTGCCCTCGATCGCCTCGGGACCGGCCACGACGTAATAGTCGGGCATGACCGCCTCGCCCGACGCGAACAGCGCCAGGAGGGCGCCGACCTCGGCCTCGAGAGAGCCGAGCGTCGCGCGTTCCTCGTAGAGCTCGACCCAGGCCGAGGCGACGTGCTCGAGCGGGTCGGCGTCGTGGACGACGTAGGGCATCGAGACGGAGGCGACGAGGTGCGCGGCGACCGCCGGCTCGGCCTCACGGAGCGACAGGGCGACGAGCGCGGGAACAT
This genomic window contains:
- a CDS encoding DUF1622 domain-containing protein is translated as MEEVFTAVAVGFEAIGAAAMMAGFVIALVLGARSLARHEGGQQAFTTLRTTLGGAILLGLEVLVAADLIRTITSKPSLEDAAILGLIVLIRTILSISIQIEIEGTLPWRRALLRSGGQMIGDAVAKDRAAQQATGAGRGPAPADPRTP
- a CDS encoding GNAT family N-acetyltransferase, producing MTELRFTKETDASRYTLHRGEDLVSVLDYRDDGRTVAMTRAYTIPSFRGHGYAGELVERAVDELEARGDRKVIPVCWYVADWFDANPSRRGILNPRP
- a CDS encoding winged helix-turn-helix domain-containing protein, giving the protein MSTTALLDRPATVAPVRHLRAVNHPAAVEAPVAPAPEPAQPGGRALPAGTAPRGFALYVGIDEAKASASGVNLGVLVDALRRTLAELAPSAETYATVALAPVGSGGRDVDVVRLALHEPSAVARTKQEEPEDEEPASGGVVVDISRKRVLIDGESAAFTFKEFELLQYLVLREGRTIERTELVTSLWQGATDDDAPGERTIDVHVRRLRAKLGRYEDIVRTVRGVGYRFDRHADVVIRYGHGTPSPDRF
- a CDS encoding alpha/beta hydrolase, producing MADVERFAHAGATLVAERRGSGERMYVLIHGIGMGRTVFADLERHLGDGEVIAFDLPGYGEAPEPRRVLTVERTADLVAAYLRARVRAPAVVIGHSMGAQIALEVAARHPAVVDRIVLIGPTVDPSARTAPRQLWRLLRDIAVESPVVIARGAREYVRAGPRLRAKFRSMLRHRPEDVLPHVELPALVLRGQDDLVAPPDWCRRLTDALPDGRLAEVAGHGHETMIRDAAPAARLIREFAGSL